From a single Lactococcus allomyrinae genomic region:
- a CDS encoding cell division site-positioning protein MapZ family protein, translated as MSNKNKKNNNQKQIGEKTLKLQDLKDFTVGEIVEQSKRVDQENQENESVLDKYIRQHRSEIEEAKSKNLDEFIQNEREKLSPSEEKEESEEQNVTDDLKETPVSTDKEELLSHVSHEEEKAEAVESEQEIISDENNDAKEESDIEKKEPTLDPVIMVDAAQNVDEKSKMTVAPTDREESFADEKLSVEKSNEEVLEQQVTQEPVPIIMSANEVPLTEETVSTNETEENIKEQAEISENPVIAPSDENQEVLSRSKGKNRKIPIIIGACAVVLLGAGAVGFAQYNANQHPKPVQTAKSNSESSDLDKFNKAYDAFFTDKSHVALKNNQFTQLSTLEKMISPHKNATAWSNAVSETQDLKDQIAAINLVNALFTKAVITDGKFDTTPKVISNVKIPATPKTGNETLNKLLTRAIALAKSQVEKNNTAASSTQNTSAGTTSSSDSTQSNTMPSTNTTESNTSTDTSNSGITSVVTNNGGLSANGVTLDTAKARVQPQAGINPNDSAFIWGDGILQKVLDICRARGYIKGNSYILVPTAIHTTNGSQGFPAGIVSGYYNLYAPDGSYLVSINDKTGYFVGNGAGHADDLDY; from the coding sequence ATGTCAAACAAGAATAAAAAAAATAATAACCAAAAGCAAATCGGTGAAAAGACGCTAAAACTGCAAGATTTGAAGGATTTTACTGTGGGGGAGATTGTCGAACAATCAAAGCGAGTAGATCAGGAAAACCAAGAAAATGAGTCAGTGCTGGATAAATATATTCGCCAACATCGGAGCGAAATTGAAGAAGCAAAGAGTAAAAATTTAGATGAGTTTATCCAAAATGAGCGTGAAAAGTTAAGTCCTTCAGAGGAGAAAGAAGAGTCTGAAGAGCAAAATGTAACTGATGATTTGAAGGAAACACCTGTCAGTACTGACAAGGAAGAACTTTTATCTCATGTCAGTCACGAAGAGGAAAAAGCAGAAGCAGTCGAATCAGAGCAAGAGATTATCTCTGATGAAAATAATGATGCTAAAGAAGAGAGTGATATAGAGAAAAAGGAACCTACTCTAGACCCTGTTATTATGGTGGATGCAGCACAAAATGTTGATGAAAAGTCAAAGATGACAGTTGCACCTACTGACAGAGAAGAATCATTTGCTGATGAAAAACTGTCAGTAGAAAAATCAAATGAAGAAGTTTTAGAGCAACAGGTAACTCAAGAACCAGTTCCTATCATAATGTCAGCCAATGAAGTGCCACTGACAGAAGAAACTGTCAGCACTAACGAAACAGAAGAAAATATCAAAGAGCAGGCAGAAATTTCAGAAAATCCAGTTATTGCTCCTTCAGATGAAAATCAAGAAGTATTGAGTCGTTCTAAAGGTAAAAATAGAAAAATACCGATCATTATTGGTGCTTGTGCAGTTGTTTTGCTCGGAGCAGGTGCAGTTGGTTTTGCACAGTATAATGCCAATCAGCATCCAAAACCAGTACAGACGGCTAAAAGTAATAGTGAATCATCGGATTTAGATAAATTCAATAAAGCTTACGATGCTTTCTTTACTGATAAATCTCATGTGGCATTAAAAAATAATCAGTTTACTCAACTTTCTACTCTTGAAAAAATGATTAGTCCGCATAAAAATGCAACGGCTTGGTCTAACGCCGTTTCCGAAACACAAGATTTGAAAGATCAAATTGCAGCGATTAATCTTGTGAACGCTTTATTTACTAAGGCTGTCATTACTGACGGAAAGTTTGATACTACTCCGAAAGTGATAAGTAATGTAAAAATTCCTGCCACTCCTAAAACAGGTAATGAAACATTAAATAAATTACTAACTAGAGCGATTGCTTTGGCTAAGTCGCAAGTAGAAAAAAATAATACTGCAGCATCTTCAACACAAAATACTTCAGCTGGAACGACCTCATCATCAGATAGTACACAAAGTAATACAATGCCATCAACAAATACTACTGAGTCTAATACGAGTACAGACACGAGTAACTCAGGGATAACAAGTGTAGTAACAAATAATGGCGGTTTGAGTGCTAATGGCGTGACACTTGATACTGCGAAAGCACGTGTTCAACCACAAGCGGGTATTAATCCAAATGATTCAGCTTTTATTTGGGGTGATGGTATCTTGCAGAAAGTTCTAGATATTTGTCGTGCGCGAGGTTATATTAAAGGAAATAGCTATATCCTTGTACCAACGGCTATCCATACGACAAACGGTAGCCAAGGCTTCCCAGCGGGCATTGTAAGTGGATATTACAATCTTTATGCTCCAGACGGAAGCTATCTTGTGTCTATTAATGACAAAACAGGCTATTTCGTTGGAAATGGTGCAGGTCATGCTGATGATTTAGACTATTGA